The Lentzea guizhouensis genome contains a region encoding:
- a CDS encoding NAD kinase, with protein MREVLLVVHTGHQSNIDLARQVAGRLAVGGVTTRVLDDEARDLGPSCCTKVVPADDHAAEGTELVLVLGGDGTLLRGAELARPARVPVLGVNLGRVGFLAEADSDALHEAVGHVLERDYFVEERMTLDLVAKVNDEVVVKTWALNEISVEKLIRERILEVVIEVDGRPVSAFGCDGVLCATPTGSTAYAFSAGGPVVWPDVQAILVVPSNAHALFARPLVVSPKSHVAFEIESTGHPAALSADGRRTFELPAGARIEIVEGEVPLKVVRLRQAPFTDRLVEKFDLPVKGWRGPSAG; from the coding sequence ATGAGGGAAGTCCTGCTGGTCGTCCACACCGGTCACCAGAGCAACATCGATCTCGCCCGACAGGTCGCCGGCCGGCTCGCCGTCGGTGGCGTCACGACGCGGGTGCTCGACGACGAGGCCCGCGACCTCGGGCCGTCGTGCTGCACGAAGGTCGTGCCCGCCGACGACCACGCCGCCGAGGGCACCGAGCTCGTGCTGGTGCTGGGCGGTGACGGCACGCTGCTGCGCGGCGCCGAGCTCGCCCGTCCCGCGCGGGTGCCCGTGCTGGGCGTGAACCTGGGCCGGGTCGGGTTCCTCGCGGAGGCCGACTCGGACGCGCTGCACGAGGCCGTGGGCCACGTGCTGGAGCGCGACTACTTCGTGGAAGAGCGCATGACGCTCGACCTGGTGGCGAAGGTCAACGACGAGGTCGTCGTGAAGACCTGGGCGCTCAACGAGATCAGCGTCGAGAAGCTGATCCGCGAACGCATCCTCGAGGTCGTCATCGAGGTCGACGGCCGGCCCGTGTCGGCGTTCGGCTGCGACGGCGTGCTGTGCGCGACGCCGACCGGGTCGACCGCCTACGCGTTCTCCGCGGGTGGGCCGGTCGTGTGGCCAGACGTGCAGGCGATCCTGGTGGTGCCGAGCAACGCGCACGCGCTGTTCGCCCGGCCGCTGGTCGTGTCGCCGAAGTCGCACGTGGCGTTCGAGATCGAGTCGACCGGGCACCCGGCGGCGCTGTCCGCGGACGGGCGGCGCACGTTCGAGCTGCCCGCGGGCGCGCGGATCGAGATCGTGGAGGGCGAGGTGCCGCTCAAGGTCGTGCGGCTGCGCCAGGCACCGTTCACCGACCGGCTGGTCGAGAAGTTCGACCTGCCGGTCAAGGGGTGGCGGGGACCATCGGCAGGCTGA